One segment of Odontesthes bonariensis isolate fOdoBon6 chromosome 1, fOdoBon6.hap1, whole genome shotgun sequence DNA contains the following:
- the LOC142382035 gene encoding CUB and zona pellucida-like domain-containing protein 1 isoform X3, with protein MQFPNYRNYFYSMGYWINNPKLPPFGWIMSTQVDLGTRSDTGEPNLPPITTILPVIRVTRNCPRTFRIPKFDPDGDRVRCRVERSRYNHYTGCSLCGLDSDFSLDEEDDDNIIFSNVITSADPNEIISRVHNVEIAFSCVYLKRANLSLGFTHKNPYAFRERGFGAFTFQFEFFETQLFRKQVNDSNYPVEVYLKQMIFMQIEESSSIPNTELFVESCKATPYDNPNSRISYTIIDKGCVRDKTVQIYPSSRSQFRFGMEAFEFIGAHEEVYVTCSVMLCESGVTGTRCSQGCLDSGNHRGKREAAAQTSRHSISQGPLHLAKSSDSRASGPSLNLGTNLIFIVGCLLVCGAVIYRSGRTKAGYQRLPTSDTE; from the exons ATGCA ATTCCCTAATTACCGCAATTACTTCTACAGTATGGGATACTGGATAAATAACCCCAAACTCCCACCATTTGGATGGATAATGTCAACACAGGTGGACCTGGGAACCCGATCTGATACTGGAGAACCAAACCTTCCACCCATCACTACTATTCTGCCAGTTATCag AGTGACGAGGAACTGCCCTCGAACATTCAGGATCCCAAAGTTTGACCCTGATGGCGACCGTGTGAGATGCAGAGTAGAAAGAAGTAGATATAACCATTACACGGGATGTTCGCTGTGTGGTCTCGACAGTGATTTCTCTTTGGATGAG GAGGACGACGATAACATCATCTTCAGTAACGTGATCACATCTGCCGACCCAAATGAAATCATTTCCAGGGTTCATAATGTTGAGATCGCCTTTTCCTGCGTCTATCTGAAGCGAGCCAACCTGTCGCTGGGATTCACACACAAAAACCCTTACGCCTTCAGAGAGAGGGGCTTTGGTGCTTTCACCTTCCAGTTTGAGTTCTTCGAGACTCAACTTTtcagaaaacaagtgaatgacaGCAACTACCCAGTGGAGGTTTACCTGAAGCAGATGATCTTTATGCAGATCGAGGAAAGCTCGTCCATCCCCAACACAGAGCTGTTTGTGGAGTCCTGCAAAGCAACTCCTTACGACAACCCCAACTCCCGCATCAGCTACACCATCATTGACAAGGG gtgtgtgagggACAAAACTGTGCAAATCTACCCCAGCTCCAGGTCTCAGTTCAGGTTTGGAATGGAGGCTTTTGAGTTCATCGGAGCTCATGAGGAG GTCTACGTCACCTGCTCCGTCATGCTGTGTGAGAGCGGCGTCACTGGGACCCGGTGCTCTCAGGGATGCCTCGACTCAGGAAACCATCGCGGCAAAAGAGAAGCTGCAGCTCAGACAAGCAGGCACTCCATTTCCCAGGGTCCTTTGCACCTGGCTAAGAGCTCTGACAGCAGAG CCTCTGGCCCGAGCCTGAATCTGGGCACCAACCTCATCTTTATTGTCGGCTGCCTCCTGGTATGTGGAGCGGTGATCTATCGATCCGGAAGGACCAAAGCTGGATACCAACGCCTTCCAACCTCTGACACGgaataa
- the LOC142382035 gene encoding uncharacterized protein LOC142382035 isoform X2: MHMGYWINNPKLPPFGWIMSTQVDLGTRSDTGEPNLPPITTILPVIRVTRNCPRTFRIPKFDPDGDRVRCRVERSRYNHYTGCSLCGLDSDFSLDEDCTFKYRNSSISGHHPIELLMEDFPNKEITLSYSDRSYTKKKPLSVERKKRAIIIIPPTTSTVPPTTVAVPTTTTTTPTTTTPARPTTTTAPPTTTTVPPTTTTVPTTTTTAPPTTTTVHPTTTTVLYNDNHHSSPDNHHSSYDNHHSSYDNHHSSPNNHHSSPDNHHSSPDNHHSSPDNHHSSHDNHHSSQHLYYYNQLLAFHRFLTVCLSSSHFQLTNTMPLDVSTEDDDNIIFSNVITSADPNEIISRVHNVEIAFSCVYLKRANLSLGFTHKNPYAFRERGFGAFTFQFEFFETQLFRKQVNDSNYPVEVYLKQMIFMQIEESSSIPNTELFVESCKATPYDNPNSRISYTIIDKGCVRDKTVQIYPSSRSQFRFGMEAFEFIGAHEEVYVTCSVMLCESGVTGTRCSQGCLDSGNHRGKREAAAQTSRHSISQGPLHLAKSSDSRASGPSLNLGTNLIFIVGCLLVCGAVIYRSGRTKAGYQRLPTSDTE, translated from the exons ATGCA TATGGGATACTGGATAAATAACCCCAAACTCCCACCATTTGGATGGATAATGTCAACACAGGTGGACCTGGGAACCCGATCTGATACTGGAGAACCAAACCTTCCACCCATCACTACTATTCTGCCAGTTATCag AGTGACGAGGAACTGCCCTCGAACATTCAGGATCCCAAAGTTTGACCCTGATGGCGACCGTGTGAGATGCAGAGTAGAAAGAAGTAGATATAACCATTACACGGGATGTTCGCTGTGTGGTCTCGACAGTGATTTCTCTTTGGATGAG GATTGCACCTTCAAATATAGAAACAGCAGCATCTCTGGACATCATCCCATCGAGCTTCTGATGGAGGACTTTCCCAACAAAGAGATCACTCTATCCTACTCTGATCGATCCtacacaaaaaagaaaccccTGTCAGTGGAACGGAAGAAACGTGCGATTATAATAATTCCTCCGACAACCAGCACAGTTCCTCCGACAACCGTCGCAGTTCCTACGACAACAACCACCACTCCTACAACAACCACCCCAGCTCGCCCGACAACCACCACAGCTCCCCCGACAACCACCACAGTTCCCCCGACAACCACCACAGTTCCCACGACAACCACCACAGCTCCCCCGACAACCACCACAGTTCACCCAACAACCACCACAGTTTTATACAACGACAACCACCACAGCTCGCCCGACAACCACCACAGTTCCTACGACAACCACCACAGTTCCTACGACAACCACCACAGTTCACCCAACAACCACCACAGTTCCCCCGACAACCACCACAGTTCCCCCGACAACCACCACAGCTCCCCCGACAACCACCATAGTTCCCACGACAACCACCACAGCTCACAACATCTATATTATTATAATCAATTATTGGCATTTCATCGATTTCTcactgtctgtctctcctcatCTCATTTTCAGTTGACCAATACGATGCCCCTTGATGTATCGACG GAGGACGACGATAACATCATCTTCAGTAACGTGATCACATCTGCCGACCCAAATGAAATCATTTCCAGGGTTCATAATGTTGAGATCGCCTTTTCCTGCGTCTATCTGAAGCGAGCCAACCTGTCGCTGGGATTCACACACAAAAACCCTTACGCCTTCAGAGAGAGGGGCTTTGGTGCTTTCACCTTCCAGTTTGAGTTCTTCGAGACTCAACTTTtcagaaaacaagtgaatgacaGCAACTACCCAGTGGAGGTTTACCTGAAGCAGATGATCTTTATGCAGATCGAGGAAAGCTCGTCCATCCCCAACACAGAGCTGTTTGTGGAGTCCTGCAAAGCAACTCCTTACGACAACCCCAACTCCCGCATCAGCTACACCATCATTGACAAGGG gtgtgtgagggACAAAACTGTGCAAATCTACCCCAGCTCCAGGTCTCAGTTCAGGTTTGGAATGGAGGCTTTTGAGTTCATCGGAGCTCATGAGGAG GTCTACGTCACCTGCTCCGTCATGCTGTGTGAGAGCGGCGTCACTGGGACCCGGTGCTCTCAGGGATGCCTCGACTCAGGAAACCATCGCGGCAAAAGAGAAGCTGCAGCTCAGACAAGCAGGCACTCCATTTCCCAGGGTCCTTTGCACCTGGCTAAGAGCTCTGACAGCAGAG CCTCTGGCCCGAGCCTGAATCTGGGCACCAACCTCATCTTTATTGTCGGCTGCCTCCTGGTATGTGGAGCGGTGATCTATCGATCCGGAAGGACCAAAGCTGGATACCAACGCCTTCCAACCTCTGACACGgaataa
- the LOC142382028 gene encoding uncharacterized protein LOC142382028: protein MASLTLLLLHLPMLTAVSESRPSYRHLGASLTFIPRGKTISGTYELELRYRPTGYDFHENSYRCEYSDCGSVTLGHSRTVARNSNNLTWHQYEVITRRQLQTNLPITMQFPNYRNYFYSMGYWINNPKLPPFGWIMSTQVDLGTRSDTGEPNHPPITTILPVIRVTRNCPRTFRIPKFDPDGDRVRCRVERRRYNHYTGCSLCGLDSDFSLDEDCTLTYRNSSISGHHPIELLMEDFPNKEITLSYSDRSYTKKKPLSVERKKRAIIIIPPTTATVPPTTSTVPPTTVAVPPTTVAVPTTTTTTNAPTTTTTVPPTTTAPPTTTTVSTTTTTAPTTTTTVPPTTTTVPPTTTTVSTTTTTAPTTTTTVPPTTTTVPPTTTTVPPTTTAPPTTTAPPTTTTVPTTTTTIAPTTTTTTAPTTTTTTAPTTTTTTAPTTTTTTAPTTTTTAPTTTTTAPTTTTNTPTTTTTAPTTTTNAPTTTTNAPTTTTTAPTTTTTAPTTTTNAPTTTTNAPTTTTTAPTTTTTAPTTTTNAPTTTTNAPTTTTNAPTTTTNAPITTTNAPTTTTNAPTTTTTAPTTTTTAPTTTTTAPTTTTTAPTTTTTAPTTTTTAPTTTTTVPSTTTAPPTTTTVSTTTTTAPTTTTAVPTTTTTVPQTTPTAPPTTPTPFYRSSIPPLSVLPLDFTVFVDQYDAPSCIDGDYFPIFLSPTPANAVNLPAFINQTLEIKVRSTAQYAEIDDLIVTGPAGVSKEKVATESYIIKWTPTEFELNGHFPICFVSEAIDSSYQVFQSELRCVTVDVQRHDATVTCNETTITIEMEKTYLIRRNEDSLHLKRFTDSSCNLTRNSNETHLIGVMPLNSCGTRIEEDDDNIIFSNVITSADPNEIISRVHNVEIAFSCVYPKRANLSLGFTHKNPYAFRERGFGAFTFQFEFFETQLFRKQVNDSNYPVEVYLKQMIFMQIEESSSIPNTELFVESCKATPYDNPNSRISYTIIDNGCVRDKTVQIYPSSRSQFRFGMEAFEFIGAHEEVYVTCSVILCESGVTGTRCSQGCLDSGNHRGKREAAAQTSRHSISQGPLRLAKSSDSRASGPSLNLNLGTNLIFVVGCLLVCGVVIYRSRRTKAGYQRLPTSDS from the exons ATGGCTTCTCtcacgctgctgctgctgcatctgCCTATGCTCACGGCTGTATCTGAATCACGTCCCTCCTACAGACACTTAGGTGCATCGCTGACGTTCATCCCGAGAGGCAAGACTATCAGTGGGACTTATGAG TTGGAACTTCGCTACAGGCCAACCGGATATGATTTCCACGAGAATTCATATCGCTGCGAATATTCTGACTGTGGTTCAGTGACCCTGGGCCACAGTAGAACAGTGGCCCGTAATTCTAATAATCTCACCTGGCACCAATATGAGGTCATAACAAGAAGACAACTGCAGACCAACCTCCCCATCACGATGCA ATTCCCTAATTACCGCAATTACTTCTACAGTATGGGATACTGGATAAATAACCCCAAACTCCCACCATTTGGATGGATAATGTCAACACAGGTGGACCTGGGAACCCGATCTGATACTGGAGAACCAAACCATCCACCCATCACTACTATTCTGCCAGTTATCag AGTGACGAGGAACTGCCCTCGAACATTCAGGATCCCAAAGTTTGACCCTGATGGCGACCGTGTGAGATGCAGAGTAGAAAGAAGAAGATATAACCATTACACGGGATGTTCGCTGTGTGGTCTCGACAGTGATTTCTCTTTGGATGAG GATTGCACCCTCACATATAGAAACAGCAGCATCTCTGGACATCATCCCATCGAGCTTCTGATGGAGGACTTTCCCAACAAAGAGATCACTCTATCCTACTCTGATCGATCCtacacaaaaaagaaaccccTGTCAGTGGAACGGAAGAAACGTGCGATTATAATAATTCCTCCAACAACCGCCACAGTTCCTCCGACAACCAGCACAGTTCCTCCGACAACCGTCGCAGTTCCCCCGACAACCGTCGCAGTTCCTACGACAACAACCACCACAAACGCTCCTACAACAACCACCACAGTTCCCCCGACAACCACAGCTCCCCCGACAACCACCACAGTTAGTACGACAACCACCACAGCTCCTACGACAACCACCACAGTTCCCCCGACAACCACCACAGTTCCCCCGACAACCACCACAGTTAGTACGACAACCACCACAGCTCCTACGACAACCACCACAGTTCCCCCGACAACCACCACAGTTCCCCCGACAACCACCACAGTTCCCCCGACAACCACAGCTCCCCCGACCACCACAGCTCCCCCGACAACCACCACAGTTCCTACAACAACAACCACCATAGCTCCtacgacaacaacaaccacagctcctacgacaacaacaaccacagctcctacgacaacaacaaccacagctcctacgacaacaacaaccacagctCCTACGACAACCACCACAGCTCCTACGACAACCACCACAGCTCCTACGACAACCACCAACACTCCTACAACAACCACCACAGCTCCTACGACAACCACCAACGCTCCTACGACAACCACCAACGCTCCTACGACAACGACCACAGCTCCTACGACAACCACCACAGCTCCTACGACAACCACCAACGCTCCTACAACAACCACCAACGCTCCTACGACAACCACCACAGCTCCTACGACAACCACCACAGCTCCTACGACAACCACCAACGCTCCTACAACAACCACCAACGCTCCTACAACAACCACCAACGCTCCTACAACAACCACCAACGCTCCTATAACAACCACCAACGCTCCTACAACAACCACCAACGCTCCTACGACAACCACCACAGCTCCTACGACAACCACCACAGCTCCTACGACAACCACCACAGCTCCTACGACAACCACCACAGCTCCTACGACAACCACCACAGCTCCTACAACAACCACCACAGCTcctacaacaacaaccacagttcCCTCGACAACCACAGCTCCCCCGACAACCACCACAGTTAGTACGACAACCACCACAGCTCCTACGACAACCACCGCAGTTCCTACGACAACCACCACAGTTCCTCAAACAACCCCCACAGCTCCTCCAACTACCCCCACACCATTTTACAGATCATCGATTCCTCCTTTAAGCGTCCTTCCATTGGATTTTACTGTTTTTG TTGACCAATACGATGCCCCTTCATGTATCGACGGTGATTACTTTCCTATTTTTTTGTCACCAACTCCGGCAAATGCTGTAAATCTTCCTGCGTTTATCAACCAGACCCTCGAAATCAAAGTCAGATCCACAGCTCAGTACGCAGA GATTGATGACCTGATTGTGACAGGACCAGCGGGCGTTTCAAAGGAGAAAGTCGCCACAGAATCATACATCATAAAATGGACACCAACTGAATTTGAGCTAAATGGTCATTTTCCTATTTGCTTCGTGTCTGAAGCAATCGACAG TTCCTACCAGGTATTCCAATCAGAGCTGCGCTGTGTGACTGTTGATGTTCAACGCCATG ATGCCACTGTGACCTGCAATGAAACAACAATAACCATTGAGATGGAGAAGACCTACCTCATCAGACGCAACGAGGACAGTTTGCATCTGAAAAGATTCACAGATTCTTCCTGCAACCTGACCAGAAATTCCAATGAAACCCACCTGATTGGTGTCATGCCGCTGAACAGCTGTGGGACTCGTATCGAG GAGGACGACGATAACATCATCTTCAGTAACGTGATCACATCTGCCGACCCAAATGAAATCATTTCCAGGGTTCATAATGTTGAGATCGCCTTTTCCTGCGTCTATCCGAAGCGAGCCAACCTGTCGCTGGGATTCACACACAAAAACCCTTACGCCTTCAGAGAGAGGGGCTTTGGTGCTTTCACCTTCCAGTTTGAGTTCTTCGAGACTCAACTTTtcagaaaacaagtgaatgacaGCAACTACCCAGTGGAGGTTTACCTGAAGCAGATGATTTTCATGCAGATCGAGGAAAGCTCGTCCATCCCCAACACAGAGCTGTTTGTGGAGTCCTGCAAAGCAACTCCTTACGACAACCCCAACTCCCGCATCAGCTACACCATCATTGACAACGG gtgtgtgagggACAAAACTGTGCAAATCTACCCCAGCTCCAGGTCTCAGTTCAGGTTTGGAATGGAGGCTTTTGAGTTCATCGGAGCTCATGAGGAG GTCTACGTCACCTGCTCCGTCATCCTGTGTGAGAGCGGCGTCACTGGGACCCGGTGCTCTCAGGGATGCCTCGACTCAGGAAACCATCGCGGCAAAAGAGAAGCTGCAGCTCAGACAAGCAGGCACTCCATTTCCCAGGGTCCTTTGCGCCTGGCTAAGAGCTCTGACAGCAGAG CATCTGGCCCGAGCCTGAATCTGAATCTGGGCACCAACCTCATCTTTGTGGTCGGCTGCCTCCTGGTATGTGGTGTGGTGATCTATCGATCCAGAAGGACCAAAGCTGGATACCAACGCCTACCAACCTCTGACTCATAA
- the LOC142382035 gene encoding uncharacterized protein LOC142382035 isoform X1, which produces MQFPNYRNYFYSMGYWINNPKLPPFGWIMSTQVDLGTRSDTGEPNLPPITTILPVIRVTRNCPRTFRIPKFDPDGDRVRCRVERSRYNHYTGCSLCGLDSDFSLDEDCTFKYRNSSISGHHPIELLMEDFPNKEITLSYSDRSYTKKKPLSVERKKRAIIIIPPTTSTVPPTTVAVPTTTTTTPTTTTPARPTTTTAPPTTTTVPPTTTTVPTTTTTAPPTTTTVHPTTTTVLYNDNHHSSPDNHHSSYDNHHSSYDNHHSSPNNHHSSPDNHHSSPDNHHSSPDNHHSSHDNHHSSQHLYYYNQLLAFHRFLTVCLSSSHFQLTNTMPLDVSTEDDDNIIFSNVITSADPNEIISRVHNVEIAFSCVYLKRANLSLGFTHKNPYAFRERGFGAFTFQFEFFETQLFRKQVNDSNYPVEVYLKQMIFMQIEESSSIPNTELFVESCKATPYDNPNSRISYTIIDKGCVRDKTVQIYPSSRSQFRFGMEAFEFIGAHEEVYVTCSVMLCESGVTGTRCSQGCLDSGNHRGKREAAAQTSRHSISQGPLHLAKSSDSRASGPSLNLGTNLIFIVGCLLVCGAVIYRSGRTKAGYQRLPTSDTE; this is translated from the exons ATGCA ATTCCCTAATTACCGCAATTACTTCTACAGTATGGGATACTGGATAAATAACCCCAAACTCCCACCATTTGGATGGATAATGTCAACACAGGTGGACCTGGGAACCCGATCTGATACTGGAGAACCAAACCTTCCACCCATCACTACTATTCTGCCAGTTATCag AGTGACGAGGAACTGCCCTCGAACATTCAGGATCCCAAAGTTTGACCCTGATGGCGACCGTGTGAGATGCAGAGTAGAAAGAAGTAGATATAACCATTACACGGGATGTTCGCTGTGTGGTCTCGACAGTGATTTCTCTTTGGATGAG GATTGCACCTTCAAATATAGAAACAGCAGCATCTCTGGACATCATCCCATCGAGCTTCTGATGGAGGACTTTCCCAACAAAGAGATCACTCTATCCTACTCTGATCGATCCtacacaaaaaagaaaccccTGTCAGTGGAACGGAAGAAACGTGCGATTATAATAATTCCTCCGACAACCAGCACAGTTCCTCCGACAACCGTCGCAGTTCCTACGACAACAACCACCACTCCTACAACAACCACCCCAGCTCGCCCGACAACCACCACAGCTCCCCCGACAACCACCACAGTTCCCCCGACAACCACCACAGTTCCCACGACAACCACCACAGCTCCCCCGACAACCACCACAGTTCACCCAACAACCACCACAGTTTTATACAACGACAACCACCACAGCTCGCCCGACAACCACCACAGTTCCTACGACAACCACCACAGTTCCTACGACAACCACCACAGTTCACCCAACAACCACCACAGTTCCCCCGACAACCACCACAGTTCCCCCGACAACCACCACAGCTCCCCCGACAACCACCATAGTTCCCACGACAACCACCACAGCTCACAACATCTATATTATTATAATCAATTATTGGCATTTCATCGATTTCTcactgtctgtctctcctcatCTCATTTTCAGTTGACCAATACGATGCCCCTTGATGTATCGACG GAGGACGACGATAACATCATCTTCAGTAACGTGATCACATCTGCCGACCCAAATGAAATCATTTCCAGGGTTCATAATGTTGAGATCGCCTTTTCCTGCGTCTATCTGAAGCGAGCCAACCTGTCGCTGGGATTCACACACAAAAACCCTTACGCCTTCAGAGAGAGGGGCTTTGGTGCTTTCACCTTCCAGTTTGAGTTCTTCGAGACTCAACTTTtcagaaaacaagtgaatgacaGCAACTACCCAGTGGAGGTTTACCTGAAGCAGATGATCTTTATGCAGATCGAGGAAAGCTCGTCCATCCCCAACACAGAGCTGTTTGTGGAGTCCTGCAAAGCAACTCCTTACGACAACCCCAACTCCCGCATCAGCTACACCATCATTGACAAGGG gtgtgtgagggACAAAACTGTGCAAATCTACCCCAGCTCCAGGTCTCAGTTCAGGTTTGGAATGGAGGCTTTTGAGTTCATCGGAGCTCATGAGGAG GTCTACGTCACCTGCTCCGTCATGCTGTGTGAGAGCGGCGTCACTGGGACCCGGTGCTCTCAGGGATGCCTCGACTCAGGAAACCATCGCGGCAAAAGAGAAGCTGCAGCTCAGACAAGCAGGCACTCCATTTCCCAGGGTCCTTTGCACCTGGCTAAGAGCTCTGACAGCAGAG CCTCTGGCCCGAGCCTGAATCTGGGCACCAACCTCATCTTTATTGTCGGCTGCCTCCTGGTATGTGGAGCGGTGATCTATCGATCCGGAAGGACCAAAGCTGGATACCAACGCCTTCCAACCTCTGACACGgaataa